ATGCCTTAGTGTCGTTTGTGTGCGCTATGCAGGTGCAAACTTTTCATAAAGTGCGCGGCCATGCTTACGCAAGTACAATGTGTATCGGCAATCTTCGCTCGGGCGTTGAGGCGTTATGCATTTATGCACGTTGCCGCGAGCGGGAAATATTGCTGAAGTCACTTACTTATTTTGCGGTAATTTTGGTTTTCGCTGTAGGAGCTGGGCTTGGCAGTGTACTTACGCAGGCCTTAGGCTGCCGGGCTATATGGATTTGCTGTGTTCTGCTTAGCATCAGTTTTGGGCTGATGTTTAAGCGTTGTGAATATAATTGAGAAAAAACAGTGAAAGGAGAAGAAGCGTGGATAAAAGAAAACTTAAGCATTTTCTAATAGCTTGGTGTACCTTGGTAGTGATTGCTTTGGTGGTATCGCTTTTGTTGCGGCATAATCCGCGGACTGAGACAATCCAGATAGCCATGCGTGACGCCGTGCTACATGAAAAGAATAAAATTAATTTTTTGGGCTTGATTGCGGTTAATCCGTCATTCATTTCTGGCGTCATAATGACCGTGATTTTGTTGGTCCTGTCGGCGGTGTTACGTTTGACGGTTATTCGTAGAATGAAAGTTACGCCCGGGAAATTACAACTGTGTTTGGAGGGTGTTGTCGGTTATTTTTCTCATTTGGCCGAAAGCAACAGTCCGCATCGCAACAAATTTTTGGGCGCCTATGTATTTGGTGCCGGCGTATATATTTTTACCGGGACATTGTTTGAACTGTTCGGTGTGCAAATGATTTCAACCGCCGGAAATCCCGTCAATCTTTCAGCTCCATTAGCCGATATCAACGGAGCGATCGCTCTCGGATGCTTTTCTTACTTAGTGATTATGTCGGGAGGCTTGGTCTCTAATGGAGTGAGAGGTGTGTTGCTGACACTTAAAGAATTTTCCCTGCCGATTTCACTCAGCTTCCGTTTGTTCGGAGCCTTGTTGAGTGGACTGCTGGTTACGGAATTAGTTTACTATTACCTTAGCCTGAGCTTTATTTTGCCGGTTGCAGTTGGCGTGATGTTCACCTTGATGCACGCTTTCATCCAAGCATATGTTTTGACCATGTTGACAGCGTTGTTTTATGGCGAAGTCAGCAAACCGCCGTTGAAAAAGCATACGTAACAGCAAAAATGTAGAGGGTAAACAATACGGATAATGCGATACGCAGATTAAATTTTAATTTTTGGAGGAAATTATGAAAAACATGACGCGCAAAATTATAGTGATGAGCATCTTGATGCTGGTTTTGGGATCTTTAGGCGGCCTGTCGGTTTATGCCGTTTCAAATAGTGGGAATAAGGCCGACGCCGCTCCTGCTGCACAGAATATAACTGCTACTCAGGCGGCGAACGCCGGTGGAAATAAAGCTTTGGCCGCAGGTATTTGCGTAGGTTTAGCGGCAGCCGGTGGTGGTATCGGCATGGGCCTTTCAGTTGGTAAATCAACCGAAGCTATTTCACGTCAGCCAGAAGCGCTTAATAATATTCGTACCACACTTATGCTCGGATTGGTGTTCATAGAAACGGCAATTATCTATGGCTTAATCGTGGCAATATTGGTAATATTCGTGCTTTAAGGGGGGACTCCTATGGGTGTACCGTTAAACATAGATTGGCAGCAAATACTTTTACACTTGTTCAATTTCTTCATTCTTGCCGGCGGCCTTTATATCTTGCTATATAAACCGATAAAGCAATATATGTCGGAACGGCAAAAGCATTTTGCTGATATTGATGCCGCGGCACAAGAAAAGCTGCAGGCGGCTGAGGCACAAAAACAACAATATGCCGACCGCATGAAAGATGTTGAGAAAGAAATCAGCGCCATGAAAAATGAGGCGATGACGGCGGCAAAGAAAGCGGCCGCGGAAGAAATAGCGGCGGCAAAAGCGGAACGATTGAATATCATTGAGCAGGCCAAGTCGGAAGCGGAGCGGGAAAAAGCGAAGATTATTGCTGGAGCCGCTACAGAAATTGAAAACATGGTGAGCGAGGCGATTGATAAAGTTTTGGTAAGCGCGAAAGCTGATCCGTTGGACGATTTCCTGAACAAAGTGGAACGGGGGCGTGATTAATGGCGGAACATGAAATCCGTAAAATTGAACTGGAAGCGTATTTGTACAGCGCGACTCCTCCTACTGCCCAGCAAAAGGAACGTTTAATCGCTTATTTATCGCAAAAATATCAAAAGAATGTGGCTTTGGTCTGGCGGGAAGATAAGACAGTAAAAGATGGACTGCGCATTGAACTCGGCACGGCCGTTTACAGATGGAACTTGGATGAGATTTACGATTGGACGCCGGCCGGTAAAGGACAGCAACTGAAAGAAAAGATCACTGCTGCAATCAATGCAAGCCTCAAGCAAAAAGCGGAGGACGCATCGGAAAAAGCCGCCCGAGAAAAAAATATTGTGCCTTTGGTTAAGCAGGCACTGAACGACTTTACGCCTGTCCCAGGTGGCGATGAAGTCGGTACGGTGCAAGAAGTCGGTGATGGAATAGCTATTATCAGCGGCTTGAGCATGGCAGCGTACGGTGAGATCGTGTCGTTCAATTCTGGCATTAAGGGTATGATACTTGATCTGCGAGAAAACCAAATCGGTTGTGTAATTTTCGGTGATGAAAGTGAAATTACTGAAGGCAGCATTGTTAAGCGTACCGGTAAAACAGCCGGTATCCCGGTTGGCGAAGGCTTTTTGGGCCGGGTAGTCAACGCATTGGGCGAGCCTGTCGATGACGCCGGTGACATTTGTGCCGTCGACTATTACCCGATTGAGAATCCTGCCCCGGGCA
This is a stretch of genomic DNA from Mageeibacillus indolicus UPII9-5. It encodes these proteins:
- a CDS encoding ATP synthase F0 subunit C, with amino-acid sequence MKNMTRKIIVMSILMLVLGSLGGLSVYAVSNSGNKADAAPAAQNITATQAANAGGNKALAAGICVGLAAAGGGIGMGLSVGKSTEAISRQPEALNNIRTTLMLGLVFIETAIIYGLIVAILVIFVL
- a CDS encoding ATP synthase F0 subunit B, producing the protein MGVPLNIDWQQILLHLFNFFILAGGLYILLYKPIKQYMSERQKHFADIDAAAQEKLQAAEAQKQQYADRMKDVEKEISAMKNEAMTAAKKAAAEEIAAAKAERLNIIEQAKSEAEREKAKIIAGAATEIENMVSEAIDKVLVSAKADPLDDFLNKVERGRD
- a CDS encoding F0F1 ATP synthase subunit A, which produces MDKRKLKHFLIAWCTLVVIALVVSLLLRHNPRTETIQIAMRDAVLHEKNKINFLGLIAVNPSFISGVIMTVILLVLSAVLRLTVIRRMKVTPGKLQLCLEGVVGYFSHLAESNSPHRNKFLGAYVFGAGVYIFTGTLFELFGVQMISTAGNPVNLSAPLADINGAIALGCFSYLVIMSGGLVSNGVRGVLLTLKEFSLPISLSFRLFGALLSGLLVTELVYYYLSLSFILPVAVGVMFTLMHAFIQAYVLTMLTALFYGEVSKPPLKKHT